The Ornithinimicrobium faecis region TCTGGTGGCCGCGCTGGCGCTTGTCGTTCCTGTCCTGGGGGGAGCAGCGCAGGCGGCACCCCCCGTCGCCGGCGTCGTTCCCGCCGCGGCGGGCTCCGTCGATGACGGCACGCTCCGGATTCTGTTGTTCTACAAGCCGAACTTCCACGCCTCCCACGTGGAGGCCCGGCAGGCCGTCCGGGACCTCGCGACCCAGCTGGGTGAGGAATATGACCAGCCGGTGGACATCGAGGAGACCGACGACCCCGCGGCCTTCACCACCGAGAACCTGGCGACCAAGGACGCTGTGGCCTTCATGCAGACCGGAGGCGTGCTCTTCAATGAGGCGCAGCGGGCAGCTCTGGAGGCCTACATCCGCGACGGTGGCGGCTACATGGGCCAGCACTACGCCGGGTGGTCCGTGGGTCAGAGCGAGCATGACGTCAACCCCTTCTACGCCCGCCTGGTGGGCGCGGTCTCCGAGGGCCACCCGGAGAACCCGGCCGTCCGACCGGGCCGCGTCGTGGTCTCCGACCCCGACAGCCCGCTGACCGAGGGCCTGCCGGCAGACTTTATCCGCAGCGACGAGTGGTACGACTGGCTAGTCAACCCCGCACCCAACGTGCGCACGCTGCTCGAGGTCGACGAGACGTCATACGGCATGGGTGCCAACGGCACCACCCACCCGATCACCTGGTGTCAGGAGATCGACGCTGGACGCTCCTGGTACTCCGCGATGGGACACGAGGGGACGGCCTACTCCGAGGCCTCGATCCGGACCATGATGAAGCATGGCCTCGCCTACTCGGCGGGCCTGCTCGAGGCCGACTGCTCCCCACCGGTGAAGGAAGAGCAGGGCGAGTGGAGCGGCGTCACGCCGTGGCCGTTGGTGCCGATCAACGCAGCCCTGACCTCCGACGGCATGGTCCAGTCCTTCGGGAGCGTCTCCTCGGGGTGCACCGACGAGACCCCCTACGACTTCAGCGGCAACTCGTGTGTGACCCAGGGCGGCCAGATGGAGATCGACGTGTGGGATCCTGAGGTGGCTCGCACGGCCCACAACGTCCTCGCGGGCGTGCTCCCGAATACGACCTACACGGACCTCTTCTGCGCGATGCAGGTCCAGATGCCTCATCTGCGCAGCACCATGACCGTCGGGGGAGACGACGGGCTGGGGGGCAACGCCCCGAACGACGCCGCCATCGGTGTGACCAGCTACTCGACCAACCAGGGCCTGCGCAACGAGGCTCCGATGAACTATCCGCGGTGGTATCCGACCGGGACGACGCTGCCCGACGGCTCGGTCGTCGTGCAGGGCGGCAGCCTCAAGGGTGGCCCCGGTGGTCCCGGGGTGCTCACCCCGGAGCTCTACACGCCCGCAGAGGGCAACTCGTGGCGGCTGCTGACCGATGCGACCAGCGTCGAGGCCTACGGTGACGGCGGCTCGGGCACTCCCGACGAGAACCGCTGGTGGTATCCCCGCGCCTTCGTCGCCCCCGGCGGTGACGGGACGGTCTTCAACATCACCGGCACCCAGATGTATGACCTCGACCCCTCGGGCGATGGCACGCTGACCCTGCGCGGGACGCTGCCGGCCGACATCGCCGAGCAGGGCGATGACGGCAACCCCGTCGGCGCAACCTCGACCGCCACGATGTACCGCCCGGGACAGATCCTGCAGGTCGGCGGCGGATGGTGGGCTAATGGCGGAGGCCCCGACGGGGCCAAGGCCGGCTTCACGGTCGACATCACCGAAGGCACCGAGGAGCCCGTCATCGCGGCCACGGAGCCGATGACGCACTCCCGCCACTGGGCCACCTCGACCGTGATGCCCGACGGGAACGTCATAGTCACCGGGGGCAGCCGGGAGAACAACGGCAACGGTGGCTATGTGACCAACGCCGAGATCTGGAACCCGGACACTGGAGAGTGGACCGAGGTGGAGGTGCCGCACGAGCACGCCCGTCTCTACCACTCGGTGGCATTGCTGCTCCCGGACGGTCGGATCATGGTCGGCGGCGGAGGCACCCCGGGGCCGCGCAACTACACCGACGTCGAGTTCTACGCCCCGGCCTATCTCTTCGACGGTGACGAGCTGGCAGCGCGTCCCGAGATCACCGAGGTGCCGGCGGAGATCGGCTACGACGGCGCGTTCACGGCGCAGTCCGACAGCGAGATCTCTCGAGTCACGCTGGTCCGCAACGGCTCGGTGACCCACGGCTTCAACAACGACCAGAACTTCCAGGACCTGGCCTTCAGCCAGGAGGGTGGGACCCTCACCATTCAGACCCCGCTCGATGGCACGTATGCACCTCCCGGTGCCTACATGGTCTTCGCCTTCGACGCCGAGGGCACACCGTCGGTCGCCGAGATCGTCCAGATTGACCCGACGGTGGAGATGGACTCCCCGGCGCCGACGGTGGTCGACCAGTTCGAGTACCCGCGGCTGCCGGTGGAGTGGCGGTCCGCCAACCCGCCGGCGATCGTCGACGTTGACCCGGGCAACGGTCGTATGTCGCCCTGGGAGGTGGACACTCAGGTCCAATTGGTCCGTGGTGCCCATGCCAGCCAGGGTGGGCTCGGACTCACCGGCTACCACCTGGGGCTGGGCACGGACGGGAGCCTGACGCGCACCGTCAAGAACCTGGACGAGGGCAGTGAATACCGCATCTCCGTGCGCTACGCCAGGGACAGCCGTTCCGCCGGAACGGCACCTGGCACCGCGCAACTGTCGATCGGCGATCTCAGTGCCGATCTGTCTGCGCCCACGACCCTGTCCTCGCAGGACCCGTTTGGCACCTACGTCGGGACCTTCACGGCGCAGGGGCGGGCGCAGGAGCTGACACTGAGCGCTGGCTCGTCCGGGGCCGGCATCATGCTCGACGATCTGGTGATCGTCGGGACGCAGGCCGGCACCGCTGACGTCCCGGGCCACTATCAGTTCGACGAGGGCGAGGGAGGCTCGGCAGCCAACACCGGCACCCACGCCGGCGTCGGCGCCGCCACCCTCACGGGCACGACCGGCTGGAGCCCAGAGGGCGTCTTCGGCAGCGCCGTGGACCTGCCCGGCGGGAGCAACGACAACGCGGTGGACCTGCCGGACAACCTGCTCCGGGACGAGACGGACTTCACCACCTCGTTCTGGGTGCGCCCCGAAGCGATGGCGAACTGGATCGGCCTGTTCCACATCGGTGACGGCCTCGGTGACGCCGGGAGCTTCTTCCAAGTCCAGATGCAGACCGAGGCCGCCCCCGGTGGCACCGGTTTGGCTGCCACCTTCAAGCAGAAGGGCAGCACCACCCAGGAACGGGTCTATGCGACGCCGACGAAGGATGTCGTCGCCGACCAGTGGAACCATGTGGCCTTCACCAGGACGGGGGCCACGGGCACGCTCTATCTCAACGGAGAGCAGATTGCCCAGCGCACCGACCTGACGATCACGATGGCCGACATCGGTCCGACGGCGAACAACTGGCTGGGGCGCAACGGCTACCCGGACCCCGCCTTCAACGGGCTGATGGACGACCTGCGCGTCTACACCTCGGCGCTGCCCGGGAGTGCCATCGCCGGTCTCTATGCCGACGGTGCGGCCCTCGAGACAGAAGTAGCGATCGAGGTCACGCCGCCCTCACCGTCGCCCTTCGGTGAGCCGATCACGGTCTCGGCGACCGTCACGGCACCCAGTGGAGAAGCCCCGACCGGCGTCGCCGAGCTCTGGGTCGACGGCGCCCGAGTGGGCGGGCAGCTCGAGGTCACCTCCGATGGGGTCGCCTTTCCCGAGGTCGTGCTGACCCCCAGGGCCCACGAGATCGAGGTCCGGTTCCTGGCCGACGAGGGCTGGCGTGACTCTGCCGCGACCATCACCCACACCGTGGAGCGACCTCCCGTCGGGGAGGGAGTTCCCATCCACTACACCTTCGACGAGGGCCAGGGCACCACGGCGGCCAACACGGGCGCCGACCCGTCGGTCGGCCCGGCCACACTGCAGGGCAACGCAGGGTGGGTGCCGAGTGCCCACCACGGTGCGGGTGTCGACCTGCCCGGCTCCGGGCACGTCGCGCTGCCCGACAACATCACCGACGGCATGACGGAGGAAGTCACCCTCTCGACGTGGATCCGGCCGACGACACTGCCCAACTGGACGACCCACGTCCAGATCGGCAAGAGCACCCAGGAGTTCCTGCTGCTCCAGTCGGAGACGATCAACGGCGAGCGTGGCTTCGCTGTCACGCTCCGCAAGGATGGTGGTGAGGAGTTCCGGATCCAGTTGCCCGGGACCACCGATCTGCCGCTCGAGGAGTGGACGCATGTCGTCGTCACCCTTGGCCCCTCGCCGACCGGCAGCGGCACCACGGGCAAGATCTACTTCAACGGCGAGCTGATGCCCGGTGGCGTCCGGGACAACATCCCGGTCTCGATCGGTGACATCGGTGAGGGCGGCACCACCGCCAACTTCATCGGCAACACCAGTTGGAACGACCCTCGACCGACGGAGCAGGTCGACGACTTCCGGATCTACGGTTACGAATTGACTGCTGAGGACGTCCTCGAGCTGTTCGAGGGTGAACCGAATGCGGCGCCGGTCGGCGCAGCCGACGCCTACGGAGCCGTGGAGGGCGAGGTCCTCACGGTGGAGGCTCCTGGCGTGCTGGCCAACGACACCGATGCCGACGGCGACAGCCTGACGGCCACGGACCTCACGCAACCTGCTCACGGCGAGGTCACCCTCGCCGCCGATGGTTCCTTCAGTTACACGCCT contains the following coding sequences:
- a CDS encoding LamG-like jellyroll fold domain-containing protein, whose amino-acid sequence is MNLLRRSVRRHPSTRLNRAATHLVALVAALALVVPVLGGAAQAAPPVAGVVPAAAGSVDDGTLRILLFYKPNFHASHVEARQAVRDLATQLGEEYDQPVDIEETDDPAAFTTENLATKDAVAFMQTGGVLFNEAQRAALEAYIRDGGGYMGQHYAGWSVGQSEHDVNPFYARLVGAVSEGHPENPAVRPGRVVVSDPDSPLTEGLPADFIRSDEWYDWLVNPAPNVRTLLEVDETSYGMGANGTTHPITWCQEIDAGRSWYSAMGHEGTAYSEASIRTMMKHGLAYSAGLLEADCSPPVKEEQGEWSGVTPWPLVPINAALTSDGMVQSFGSVSSGCTDETPYDFSGNSCVTQGGQMEIDVWDPEVARTAHNVLAGVLPNTTYTDLFCAMQVQMPHLRSTMTVGGDDGLGGNAPNDAAIGVTSYSTNQGLRNEAPMNYPRWYPTGTTLPDGSVVVQGGSLKGGPGGPGVLTPELYTPAEGNSWRLLTDATSVEAYGDGGSGTPDENRWWYPRAFVAPGGDGTVFNITGTQMYDLDPSGDGTLTLRGTLPADIAEQGDDGNPVGATSTATMYRPGQILQVGGGWWANGGGPDGAKAGFTVDITEGTEEPVIAATEPMTHSRHWATSTVMPDGNVIVTGGSRENNGNGGYVTNAEIWNPDTGEWTEVEVPHEHARLYHSVALLLPDGRIMVGGGGTPGPRNYTDVEFYAPAYLFDGDELAARPEITEVPAEIGYDGAFTAQSDSEISRVTLVRNGSVTHGFNNDQNFQDLAFSQEGGTLTIQTPLDGTYAPPGAYMVFAFDAEGTPSVAEIVQIDPTVEMDSPAPTVVDQFEYPRLPVEWRSANPPAIVDVDPGNGRMSPWEVDTQVQLVRGAHASQGGLGLTGYHLGLGTDGSLTRTVKNLDEGSEYRISVRYARDSRSAGTAPGTAQLSIGDLSADLSAPTTLSSQDPFGTYVGTFTAQGRAQELTLSAGSSGAGIMLDDLVIVGTQAGTADVPGHYQFDEGEGGSAANTGTHAGVGAATLTGTTGWSPEGVFGSAVDLPGGSNDNAVDLPDNLLRDETDFTTSFWVRPEAMANWIGLFHIGDGLGDAGSFFQVQMQTEAAPGGTGLAATFKQKGSTTQERVYATPTKDVVADQWNHVAFTRTGATGTLYLNGEQIAQRTDLTITMADIGPTANNWLGRNGYPDPAFNGLMDDLRVYTSALPGSAIAGLYADGAALETEVAIEVTPPSPSPFGEPITVSATVTAPSGEAPTGVAELWVDGARVGGQLEVTSDGVAFPEVVLTPRAHEIEVRFLADEGWRDSAATITHTVERPPVGEGVPIHYTFDEGQGTTAANTGADPSVGPATLQGNAGWVPSAHHGAGVDLPGSGHVALPDNITDGMTEEVTLSTWIRPTTLPNWTTHVQIGKSTQEFLLLQSETINGERGFAVTLRKDGGEEFRIQLPGTTDLPLEEWTHVVVTLGPSPTGSGTTGKIYFNGELMPGGVRDNIPVSIGDIGEGGTTANFIGNTSWNDPRPTEQVDDFRIYGYELTAEDVLELFEGEPNAAPVGAADAYGAVEGEVLTVEAPGVLANDTDADGDSLTATDLTQPAHGEVTLAADGSFSYTPADGFVGVDSFTYRASDGTATSAATTVTITVEPAEQPPDNTAPVAADDAYDAVGGEPLTLPAPGVLANDTDADGNVLTATSVTQPANGEVALAEDGSFTYTSVEGFAGKDVFTYRAHDGLASSAPATVTITVKSPRTSAVAGVAQPTAYGTAVTVSVAVSPVTATGEVELRNGDTVLTSATVAQGQATLVLAAGSLPPAVHDLSLNYLGDGDHQPSSSVVRVEVLKALPTMEVTAVRQENSRAVLVTVALSAPNEVPVDGEVRVEIERGETMTTTISNGLATFELPRVPNFNRLTMTTTYLGSDLVEEAVRTVTLRVT